From the Kitasatospora atroaurantiaca genome, the window CGGACCGCCCGCGTGCGTCGACCGCGGCCGGCGTCGGTGTGTCCGGGGCCGACACCTCCCTGGCCGCCTCGACCGTCATGTAGGTGCGCACTTCGGGGATGGACAGGTGGCTGGGAACAGTGACGACGTCGGCCATCGTGAACTCCCCGATGACGGCCCGGGGGCCCATCGGGTCGGGGAAGGGCCACTCCAGGGTCGGCGGGTTGTCCTGGCGGTGCTCCAGCCGCCCGTTCGTGTACACGACGCGTCCGCCGCCCCGCCGCTGGCGGGAGACCGCGCCCGCCGTACGCGTCCCGGCGGTGGGGTGCCAACTGCTCAGCCCGTACGCGATGTGCGCCTCGTCGGCCGCCGTCCACTCGCCCATCGCTGCGGTGACCAGCAGGTCCCCGAGGCCGCCGTAGAAGGCCATCGCCGGGACGATCACCACTCCTGCGGCGCGGGCGCGGTCGGCGAACTGCGTGAACGTATCGGCGTTGGCCTCGATCTCGGCCGCCACATCCACATACGGGATCCCGGCGCGTAGTGCCGCCTCGATCAGGGGGGCGGCCGTCGTGGCGAAAGGCCCGGCACAGTTGATCACGGCCGCCGCACCGGCCAGTGCGCGGTCGAGCGAGGCCGGGTCGTCGACCGACGCCGGGCGGGCGTCGAGTCCGGACTCGGACGCCAGTACGCGCAGCTTGTCGGCGTCGCGGCCGGAGAGGACCGGGACGAACCCGCGGTCCCGCAACTGCGCCACCACAAAGCGTCCGGTGTGCCCGTACGCGCCGAACACCGCCACCGTGAGTCCCGATCCCATGGGTTCTCCCCCGTACTCGAATGATCCGTTGCGATCTGTCACGGACATCCTGACGGGGGCGGGCACCCTGCCGCGAGTGTCTGGAACGCCATCACCCGTACAATTCCGGACATGGGAACTGTCGCACTGGCCGTCACCGACGGGATGCTGCATTTCGAGCTGTCCTTGGCGTTCGAGGTCTTCGGAGCCGACATGACCGACGTGGCGGACCCCTGGTACAGCGTCTCCGTCTGCGGGCCAAGTGCCGTGCGGGTCGGCCGGTTCCGGCTGGAGCCCGACCACGGACTCGACCGGCTCTCGCGCGCCGACACCGTGATCGTCCCGGGCTGGGCCGACGTCGACGAGGATCCGCCCGTCGACCTGGTCGACGCGATTCGCGTGGCCCACGAGGCCGGCGCACGCGTGGCCTCCCTCTGCACGGGCGCGTTCGTGCTGGCCGCCGCCGGCCTGCTGGACGGGCGGCGCGCGACCACGCACTGGGCGCACACCCGGGCCCTGGCCGCCCGCTACCCCCGGGTGACGGTCGATCCGGACGTCCTCTACGTGGACGACGGCAGTGTGCTCACCTCCGCCGGCAAAGCCGCCGCCATGGACCTCTGCCTGCACCTTGTCCGCCTCGACCACGGCTCGTCGATCGCCAATGCGCTCGCCCGCCTCCTGGTCGTGCCGCCGCACCGGGCGGGCGGCCAGGCCCAGTTCGTCACCACCCCGGTCCCCGCCCCGGACAACCACCCGCTCGCCGAACTCTTCCCCTGGGTGATCGAACGGCTGGACCATCCGCTGACCGTGGAGGACCTGGCCCGCCGGGCGCGGATGAGCTCGCGCAACCTGGGCCGCCACTTCAGGTCGGTGACCGGCACCACCCCACTGCAATGGCTGCTCACTCAACGGATCCGCCACGCCCAGGAGTTGCTGGAGACCACCGACGACAGCGTCGACACCATCGCGTCGGCCACCGGCATGGGCACCGCCACGACGCTGCGCCGGCACTTCAACCGCACGGTCGGCGTGCCTCCGGACACCTACCGCCGCACCTTCCGCTCGCGGACCCGCCCCGGCCCGAACGACAGCGGGCAACACCACCAACGCCCTGGGCCATGAGGAGCAGCCCTGCGGCGGCTCACCAGCGGGCAGTCACCACTCCGGAACCCACGGATCGTGCGGAGGGCGCGGCGTGCGCCGCGATCCGCGTCGTCGACCGGATCGAAGTCCACTGGGACAACTCTCCTGGCCGGACGTGCCGGACCACGGTATCCGGTGGACGTCGAGGTACGCCGCTCCACAGGTGATCCTGCATCACGACGGCACCGACTTCGAAAGTCCGCGGGGGGACCACCGCACGCTGTTCGTCCACACCGACGGCGAAGTGCGCGCCGCATGGCTTGCCGCGCAGGTGGGGCCGAGATCCTCCCTAAACCGGCACGACCACCCGGCCGTCGGCCACTGGATCTCGCGGCCCTCCCCACAGTCTTGAACATGTTCAAAATTACTGTCAGTATTGCGGCTGGGAAGCGGCGCCGCTACCGCGTGTGCGACCGTCCCGCCTGCGGGCTGCTTCGGCATGCCCGTCCGACGGCCCGCCACAGCGGCGTCCACGTCGGCCCCATGGCTTCATCCACACAGGGAGGGACCAACATGATCTTCGCCGCTCTGATCTTCCTGGCACTCGGGTTCGCAGTTCTCTGCGTACCGGCCGCCGCCACGGCCTTCGCCTCCGTGGCACTGACCACCAGACAGGCACGCTCGGTTCGCTTGGCAACTCTCGCCACCGTTGCGACGGTCGTGGCTGCCGGCTGGATCGCACTGCTTCGCGACACCTACATCTGGCCGCTCGCCGCAGTCGTGTCATTCGCCGTGACGATCACTACCGGCGCCACCTTCCTCGCCCGCGAGACCCGCGCCAAGCGCCGGCAGACCGTCTTGAACTGGCCCGCACCGACCGGCCCCAGCTGATTTTGCCGCCCCGTCGCCCCCGCCAAGCGCGAATGCGGGCAGGTGGGCGTCGTCGCCGCGAGTCCGGAGGCGGCCTGTCCGAGGCTCGAGTTCTGTTCGGCCCCACGATCAGGTGGTGTCGACAGCGGTCATGCCGTGCATGGCCAAGCCGGCCGCGCGTGCTGCTTGAAGGCTGTCGGTGAACGCAGTGCTGCGATCCTGCGGTGGCATGTCCATCAGGCCGGGCGGCCAGGTCCCGGGCGGAACGATGACCACGACGACGCCTTGGCGGGCCCGCGCTGCCGACAGCCAGCTGGGCGATACCTGGACGGGTGAGGTCGGTTCCCACACCAGGCGCCCACCGACGAACAGCATCCTGAGCAGCTGGTCGTCGCGCACCTGCAGCGAGGCGGTGGTATCCGGTGGCTCGCCGGCGGCCAGGGCGAAGCCGCTGTCGGTCGCGTCCTCGATCAGGCTGTCGAACAGTGCCGGGCCGACTTCCACGATGGCCTCGGCGAAGGGTGACCCTTCGTCCTCCTCGCGCACCACCAGCGCCCACACCATCGGTGCCTGCTCCTCGCGGCCACTTGACTCATTGGACATGCGTTGTCCAACGATTCGTCAGCCGTAGTGCATGCACCCCGTCCGGGATTTCCTCGACCACATGGGCGTGACTGACCGCTCCTACCAGGTGAGCGAGGAATCCAGGGTCGGGCCGGGACTCGGGGGTCGACGATCACGACCTGGCCGGCGCGGCAGGCCACGTCGCTCCCCGCCGCCGGCCCGGTGCCCGGCTCGCCGCCCTCGCCCCGTCGGCCGACCATGGAATGAGGGGACGGGACCGGCCGGGGCCGGACACCGGGAGGCATCCGTGGCGCACACTCGAACAACCGACGTACTGATCGCGGGCGCCGGCCCGGTCGGACTGAGCGCGGCCGCCGAGCTTCGCCGTCACGGGGTGCACTGCCGCCTCGTCGACCGGCTGCCGGAGCGCCTTCCGTACGCCAAGGCGGTCGGCATCCAGCCGCGCACCCTGGAGATCTGGGACCGGATGGGCCTGGCCCGTGCCGTCCTGGAAGCCGCCGTCCCGATGCGGGGTCAGCTGATCTACGTCAACGGCCGGGAACAGGCGCGGATCGACCTTGCCCTGCCGCCCGAGGTGCCGTACGGCTTCGCCGCGCTGCCGCAGTACGAGACCGAGCGCCTCCTGGAGGAGTACGTCGCGGGCCTGGGCACGACCATCGAACGCGGCACCGAGCTGCTGTCCTTCACCCAGGACGCGGACGGGGTCACCGCACGGCTGGGCACCGACTCCGGTGCCACCGAGGAGGTCCGGGCTCGCTACCTGATCGGCTGCGACGGCGCGCACAGCATCGTCCGCAAGGGACTGGGACTCGGCTTCGAGGGCGGGGCCTTCCCCGAGGAGTACATGCTGGCCGACGTCGAGGCCGACTGGGACCTGCCGTACGGGTACGGCGTACGCTCCAGCCACCGCGCCGACGACGGCTCCACCGACGACGTGCTGGTCTGCATCCCGCTGCCCGGCGCAGGCCGCTACCGCATGTCGATGCTGGTCCCACCCGAACTCTCCACCCACGCGACCGGCCGGGCGCCCGCGCGGGTCGACGGCGTCGCGCACGGCCTGGAAGGCAGCCGCGCCCCGGAGCTGTCCCATATCCAGGCCGTCGTCGACCGACTGACCCCCAGGCCGGCCGCCCTCTCCCGGATGCGCTGGTCCTCCGTCTTCCGCATCAGCCACCGGATCGTCGACCGCTACGGCGACGGCCGGGTCTTCGTCGCGGGCGACGCCGCCCACATCCACCCGCCCACCGGCGCCCAGGGCATGAACACCGGCATCCAGGACGCCTGCAACCTGGCCTGGAAACTCGCCCTCGTCGTTCGCGGGGAAGCCGGGCCGGGCCTGCTCACCAGCTACGACGCCGAACGCCGCCCGGTCGGCGAGGAGGTCGTCGGCCGGACCGTGCGGCACGCCACCCACGGCATCGAGACCGACCCGGACGACCCGCGGACCCTGATGCTCCGCGAGGCCCAACTGCTCGCCAGCTACCGGGACGGCCCGCTCGCCCGCAGCCCGTACGGGCCGGCCGACGCGCCCCAGCCCGGCGACCGGGCCCCGGACTGCGCCGACTTGACCGACCCGGTCGCCACTTACCCGCTGCGCCTGCTCGACATCCTGCGCGGCCGCACGGGCCACGTGCTGCTTCTGTACGCAGCCGACACCGCTGCCCTGGCCAAGGCCGCCGAAGCGGCTGCGGCTGCCGGGGTGGCGGAGCTGAGCAGCGGCAGTCCGGGCACCTCCGACGGTCCGGACCCTCGGCCCGGCCTGCAGACCATCGCCGTCCTCGCCCGCGAAGCCGCATCGACCGCTCCCGACACCCTGGACGTCCCCGGATACCGGGACGCGGCCGGGGAGTTCGCCCGGCTCTACCGCCCCGATGGCCCGACCGGCTTCGTCGTCCGCCCGGACGGGCAGCTCGGTGCCCGCTTCCCCCTCGCCGCCACCGCGGCGGCCCTGTCCGGCTACTTCACGGCCCTCTCCGCGCCGGCCTGAACACCCGAATCGGCCGTGCCGAAGGCCCCCACTCCTGCGGCCCCGCCTGCCTGGAACTCGACCTCACACCCCGTCAGCTGAGGATTTCCGTCACCGGCCCGGGCCCTGCCGTGCCCGCCTGGCCGAGCGAGGGCTGTCACGGCGCTGGGGACGGCGGGCGCTCGAAGAAGGTCTCCAGGACGACCGTGGCCTGGGTGCCGCTCACGCCGTCGATCGCGTAGAGGCGCCGGAGCACGTCCTGGAGCTGTTCGGTGGTGGTCGTACGCACCTTGACGAGCACCGACGCGCTGCCGGCGATGACGTGCGCCTCCTCGATCTCGGGGATGGCGGCGAACGCTTCGGCCGAATCTCCCATCCAGGCGGACGACTCGACCATCACGAAGGCGAGCACGCCGAGCCCGAGCTTCTGCGGGTCGACCTCCACCGTCGTACGGCGGACGATGCCGCGCTCCCGCAGCTTGCGCACCCGCTCATGGGTAGCGGCGGCGGAGAGCCCCACGGCTTTGCCGAGTGCCGCATACGCCTGTCCGGCGTCCTGCTGAAGCAGCGTCAGCAGCTCGCGGTCGGTGTCGTCCAGGTTCCCAGTCGCCATGGTGGAACCATACCTCGTTCTGCCATACTCCAGGGAATCGGAATCTCATTCGGCTGTTGACGATTGGATGTGGATGATGTCTGGCGAGATCGAGTTCGGGCTGTACGAGATCCTGGACAACCGCTTCCGCCGGTGCACCAACGGGGACTCGCGGCTGGAGCAGCTGTACGGAGACTGCCGCTGGGCCGAGGGGCCCCTCTACCTACCCGCCTGGCGCCAGCTCGTCTGGAGCGACATCCCCAACGACCGGATGCTGCGCTGGGACGAGGCCACCGGCCTGGTCGGTGTCTTCCGCTCCCCCGCCGGGCACAGCAACGGCAACACCCTCGACCACTTGGGCCGCCTGATCAGCTGTGAGCAGGGCAACCGCCGCGTCACCCGCACCGAGCACGACGGCACGATCACCGTCCTCGCCGACCGCTACCAGGGCAAGCGGCTCAACTCGCCCAACGACGCGGTCGTCCGCTCCGACGGCTCGATCTGGTTCTCCGACCCGGACTTCGGCATCACCAGCGACTACGAGGGCCACCGCGCCGACAGCGAGATCGGCGCCTGCAACGTCTACCGGATCGACCCGGACAGCGGCGAAGTCCACCTCGCCGCCGACGGCTTCGCCGGACCCAACGGACTCGTCCTCTCCCACGACGAGCAGCGGCTCTACGTCTCCGACACCCGGGCCGGGCACATCCGCGCCTTCGACGTCCGCGAGGACGACACCCTCGGCAACGACAGGGTCTTCACCAAGGCCGCCGACAGCCACTTCGACAACATCCGCTTCGACAGCGACGGCCGGCTCTGGGTGGCGGCCCTCGGCGACGGCGTCCACTGCTACGCCCCGGACGGCACCCTCATCGGCCGCCTCCTCATCCCCGAGCCCGTCTCCAACATCACCTTCGGCGGTCCGAAGTACAACCGCCTCTTCATCACCGCCACAACATCCCTGTACTCGCTGGTGATGTCGGTGACGGGAACCCACCGCGTCCGCCGTCACCCGTGACAGCGATGAACCGCCCCACACCGACGACACCCGACGGCATGGTGACCCCGAAGGTCCTGGCCGCGGACGACCCGTCGGCTTCACCGGCGGCCCCTCTCGTGCCGGTCTCCGGAAAACCCACCCCCTTCTGCCACCAGGGAGCCGTCATGCCCGAACCTCTGCCCGCCGACCTCCAGCGGGAGATCGCCCGTAGCCTCCGGGTGGCTCCCGTCCCCAGCGCCGAGCAGGAGGCCGAACGCCGGGTGGCGTTCCTGGCCGACCAGGTGCGGTCCGCCGGCGCGCGTTGTCTGGTGCTCGGCGTCAGCGGCGGGATCGACTCCACGACCACCGGGCGGCTGTGCCGGCTCGCGGTCGACCGGCTTCGCACCGCCGGGTACGAGGCGACGTTCTGCGCGATGCGGCTGCCCTACGGCGTGCAGGCGGACGAGGAGGACGCCCAGCTCGCGCTTGCCTTCATCCGGCCGGACCAGGTCCTGACGGTGGACATCAGGCCCGCGACCGACGCCGCAATCGACGCCCTGGCAGTCGCCGGCCTGGCCTTCGACGACAGCGCCCACGAGGACTTCGTCCGCGGCAACGTCAAGGCCCGTCAGCGGATGGTGGCCCAGTACGCGGTGGCGGGCGCGTCCGGCGGGCTGGTGGTCGGCACCGATCACGCCGCGGAGGCGGTCTGCGGGTTCTTCACCAAGTACGGCGACGGCGCGGCCGACATAATGCCCCTCGCCGGGCTCACCAAGCGTCAGGTACGGGCGATTGCCGCAGCGTTGGGCGCACCTGCGGCGCTCGTCCACAAGACGCCCACGGCCGACCTCGAGTCACTCGTACCCGGCCGGCCCGACGAGGAGGTGCTCGGCCTCGGCTACGACGCGCTGGACGACTTCCTCGAGGTGAGGCCGGTGAGCGAGGAGGTGTTCCGCACGGTGCTCGGCCACTACCGGCGGACCGAGCACAAGCGCCGCCCACCGGTCGTCCCTTCGTAGCGGCTCCGGAAGTGGCTGGTGTCCTGCGCCGGAGATCCGTCGTTAGCTCTTGTATGAGCCCTTCTCCGGACGTGCCGTTGCGCCGCCGAGGCCCCAAGCTGGAGCCGCTGCTCCTGTCCGTCCATGAGCGGACGGAGTTGGAGCGATGGACGCGGCGGGCGACATCAGCTCAGGCGCTCGCTTTGCGGTCGCGGATCGTTTTGGCGTGCGCGGGTCCGCAGGGTCCGCCAATCATCGGTGTCGCACGGGAGTTGGGAATCACCGCGGATACCGTGCGCAAGTGGCGGCGACGCTTCCTGGCCGAGCGGCTGGACGGTCTGGTCGACGAACCACGGCCGGGCCGGCCACCCACCATCGCCGTGGAGAAGGTGGAGGCGGTGGTCGTGGCGACCCTCGAGGAGATCCCGAAGAACGCCACGCACTGGTCCCGCAGTTCGATGGCGGACCGCAGTGGGCTGTCCAAGTCCACCGTCGGCCGAATCTGGAGGAAGTTCCAGCTCAAGCCCCACCTGACCGACACGTTCAAGCTGTCGACGGACCCACTGTTCATTGAGAAGGTCTACGACGTGGTGGGCCTGTACTTCAACCCGCCCGAGGGCGCCGTGGTGCTGTCGGTCGACGAGAAGTCCCAGATCCAGGCCCTGGACCGCTCTCAACCTGTCCTGCCGATAATGCCCGGCATGCCCGAGCGCCGCACCCACGACTACCTGCGCAACGGCCTGACCACCTTGTTCGCCGCCTTCGACGTCACCAACGGGCAGGTCATCAGCTCCCTGCACCGTCGGCACCGGGCCCAGGAGTTCAAGAAGTTCCTCATCAAGATCGACCGTGAGGTCCCCGACATCCACCTCATCTGCGACAACTACGGCACCCACCTGGGGCGCCCGCCCTTGTCAGCGCCGACCGGGTACGTGACCT encodes:
- a CDS encoding SMP-30/gluconolactonase/LRE family protein, which codes for MSGEIEFGLYEILDNRFRRCTNGDSRLEQLYGDCRWAEGPLYLPAWRQLVWSDIPNDRMLRWDEATGLVGVFRSPAGHSNGNTLDHLGRLISCEQGNRRVTRTEHDGTITVLADRYQGKRLNSPNDAVVRSDGSIWFSDPDFGITSDYEGHRADSEIGACNVYRIDPDSGEVHLAADGFAGPNGLVLSHDEQRLYVSDTRAGHIRAFDVREDDTLGNDRVFTKAADSHFDNIRFDSDGRLWVAALGDGVHCYAPDGTLIGRLLIPEPVSNITFGGPKYNRLFITATTSLYSLVMSVTGTHRVRRHP
- a CDS encoding FAD-dependent monooxygenase, with protein sequence MAHTRTTDVLIAGAGPVGLSAAAELRRHGVHCRLVDRLPERLPYAKAVGIQPRTLEIWDRMGLARAVLEAAVPMRGQLIYVNGREQARIDLALPPEVPYGFAALPQYETERLLEEYVAGLGTTIERGTELLSFTQDADGVTARLGTDSGATEEVRARYLIGCDGAHSIVRKGLGLGFEGGAFPEEYMLADVEADWDLPYGYGVRSSHRADDGSTDDVLVCIPLPGAGRYRMSMLVPPELSTHATGRAPARVDGVAHGLEGSRAPELSHIQAVVDRLTPRPAALSRMRWSSVFRISHRIVDRYGDGRVFVAGDAAHIHPPTGAQGMNTGIQDACNLAWKLALVVRGEAGPGLLTSYDAERRPVGEEVVGRTVRHATHGIETDPDDPRTLMLREAQLLASYRDGPLARSPYGPADAPQPGDRAPDCADLTDPVATYPLRLLDILRGRTGHVLLLYAADTAALAKAAEAAAAAGVAELSSGSPGTSDGPDPRPGLQTIAVLAREAASTAPDTLDVPGYRDAAGEFARLYRPDGPTGFVVRPDGQLGARFPLAATAAALSGYFTALSAPA
- a CDS encoding saccharopine dehydrogenase family protein, with translation MGSGLTVAVFGAYGHTGRFVVAQLRDRGFVPVLSGRDADKLRVLASESGLDARPASVDDPASLDRALAGAAAVINCAGPFATTAAPLIEAALRAGIPYVDVAAEIEANADTFTQFADRARAAGVVIVPAMAFYGGLGDLLVTAAMGEWTAADEAHIAYGLSSWHPTAGTRTAGAVSRQRRGGGRVVYTNGRLEHRQDNPPTLEWPFPDPMGPRAVIGEFTMADVVTVPSHLSIPEVRTYMTVEAAREVSAPDTPTPAAVDARGRSAQTFLVDVVVRSGDTERRAVARGQDIYAVTAPLVVEAVDRILTGRTRTVGVASAGEIFDAPDFIRALSSHISLELRP
- a CDS encoding helix-turn-helix domain-containing protein translates to MGTVALAVTDGMLHFELSLAFEVFGADMTDVADPWYSVSVCGPSAVRVGRFRLEPDHGLDRLSRADTVIVPGWADVDEDPPVDLVDAIRVAHEAGARVASLCTGAFVLAAAGLLDGRRATTHWAHTRALAARYPRVTVDPDVLYVDDGSVLTSAGKAAAMDLCLHLVRLDHGSSIANALARLLVVPPHRAGGQAQFVTTPVPAPDNHPLAELFPWVIERLDHPLTVEDLARRARMSSRNLGRHFRSVTGTTPLQWLLTQRIRHAQELLETTDDSVDTIASATGMGTATTLRRHFNRTVGVPPDTYRRTFRSRTRPGPNDSGQHHQRPGP
- the nadE gene encoding ammonia-dependent NAD(+) synthetase → MPEPLPADLQREIARSLRVAPVPSAEQEAERRVAFLADQVRSAGARCLVLGVSGGIDSTTTGRLCRLAVDRLRTAGYEATFCAMRLPYGVQADEEDAQLALAFIRPDQVLTVDIRPATDAAIDALAVAGLAFDDSAHEDFVRGNVKARQRMVAQYAVAGASGGLVVGTDHAAEAVCGFFTKYGDGAADIMPLAGLTKRQVRAIAAALGAPAALVHKTPTADLESLVPGRPDEEVLGLGYDALDDFLEVRPVSEEVFRTVLGHYRRTEHKRRPPVVPS
- a CDS encoding Lrp/AsnC family transcriptional regulator, with translation MDDTDRELLTLLQQDAGQAYAALGKAVGLSAAATHERVRKLRERGIVRRTTVEVDPQKLGLGVLAFVMVESSAWMGDSAEAFAAIPEIEEAHVIAGSASVLVKVRTTTTEQLQDVLRRLYAIDGVSGTQATVVLETFFERPPSPAP